Proteins from one Haliaeetus albicilla chromosome 4, bHalAlb1.1, whole genome shotgun sequence genomic window:
- the LOC104320082 gene encoding protein-arginine deiminase type-1-like, translated as MAQQRRIQLSTQRPTSTVCVLGTELSLDVCGSAPKDAVAFHVQGTPGVKLYVVHETQSIKLPSSVSRWPLAAGTEVLLAMDAPSKDVGDEKVRISYFREAGGVPVGRAMLYLTCVEVSLDTDVSRSGAVSRTLLDKATWTWGPDGHGAILLVNCDRDDPKAETLDNQDTAIRSYADLKDMSQMVLRTRGPRTIFAGHRLLLHVDFSDADKVGVFYGGNSIALEEYKHVLGGSKLAYTIKPSRHQEESIFYVEGLTFPDVDFSGLVAFHVTLLESPEKGLLETPIFTDTVVFRVAPWIMTPNTAAPLEVFVCSVDNNEDFVAAVGAMAEKTKCPLTVCPLLENRQDRWIQDEVEFGYVQAPHKTFPVVFDSPRDQGLKNFPVKSILGPDFGYVARQAPEGASSLDSFGNLEVSPPVTVQGKEYPLGRILIGSSFPRFGGRRMAKAVKDFLVAQQVQAPVELFSDWLLVGHVDEFLSFVPAPDRKGFRLLLASPSACYQLLKEKQEEGFGEAVMFEGLKEVSKPTINEILANEGLRKFNNYVQSCINWNRDILKRALGLAESDILDIPQLFRGNVATGAEAFFPDMVNMLVLGRHLGIPKPFGPLVGGQCCLEERVRALLEPLGLTCTFIDDYFSYHVLSGEVHCGTNVRRKPFAFKWWHMVP; from the exons ATGGCCCAGCAGCGCCGCATCCAGCTCTCCACCCAGCGTCCCACCAGCACCGTCTGCGTGCTGGGCACCGAGCTCTCCCTGGATGTCTGCGG atcTGCACCCAAAGATGCCGTCGCCTTCCACGTGCAGGGGACGCCGGGCGTGAAGCTCTACGTGGTGCACGAGACGCAGAGCATCAAGTTGCCCTCCAGTGTGTCCCGCTGGCCCCTGGCCGCCGGCACCGAGGTGCTGCTGGCCATGGATGCTCCCAGCAAGGACGTGGGCGATGAaaag GTCAGGATTTCTTATTTCAGGGAGGCCGGCGGGGTGCCCGTGGGCAGAGCCATGCTGTACCTCACCTGCGTGG AGGTCTCGCTGGACACCGATGTCAGCCGCAGCGGGGCGGTCAGCAGGACGCTGCTGGATAAG GCGACATGGACGTGGGGTCCCGACGGACACGGGGCCATCCTGCTGGTAAACTGCGACCGCGATGATCCCAAAGCTGAGACACTGGATAACCAGGACACCGCTATTCGCTCCTACGCTG ACCTGAAGGACATGTCGCAGATGGTGCTGCGGACCCGAGGTCCCCGCACCATCTTCGCCGGCCACCGCCTTCTCCTCCACGTGGACTTCAGTGACGCCGATAAAGTTGGCGTTTTCTACGGTGGTA ACAGCATCGCACTGGAGGAGTACAAGCATGTGCTGGGGGGCTCGAAGCTTGCCTACACCATCAAACCCAGCCGGCATCAGGAGGAGAGCATCTTCTATGTGGAAGGGCTCACCTTCCCCGACGTCGACTTTTCGGGGCTGGTGGCTTTCCACGTCACGTTGCTGGAGAGCCCCGAGAAG GGTTTGCTGGAGACTCCGATTTTCACTGACACGGTGGTTTTCCGCGTGGCTCCATGGATCATGACCCCCAACACAGCAGCACCCTTGGAGGTCTTTGTCTGCAG cGTGGACAACAATGAGGATTTTGTGGCGGCCGTGGGTGCCATGGCTGAGAAAACCAAATGCCCACTCACCGTCTGCCCGCTGCTGGAGAACCGCCAGGACCGCTGGATCCAG GACGAGGTTGAATTTGGCTACGTGCAAGCCCCCCACAAGACCTTCCCCGTCGTCTTCGACTCACCCCGTGATCAGGGGCTGAAGAATTTCCCCGTCAAGAGCATCCTG GGCCCCGATTTTGGTTATGTGGCCCGGCAAGCACCAGAGGGTGCTTCCAGCCTCGATTCCTTTGGTAATTTGGAGGTGAGCCCCCCCGTGACAGTGCAGGGCAAGGAGTACCCCTTGGGCCGCATCCTGATCGGCAGCAGCTTCCCCAG ATTCGGCGGCCGACGGATGGCAAAAGCTGTCAAGGATTTTCTCGTTGCCCAACAAGTGCAGGCGCCGGTGGAGCTGTTTTCGGACTGGCTCCTCGTCGGCCATGTAGATGAGTTTCTCAGCTTCGTTCCCGCGCCCGATCGGAAG ggtTTTCGGCTTCTCCTGGCCAGCCCCAGTGCCTGCTACCAGCTCCTCAAGGAGAAGCAAGAGGAGGGATTCGGCGAGGCGGTGATGTTTGAGG GACTAAAGGAGGTGTCCAAGCCAACGATCAACGAGATTCTGGCTAATGAAGGTCTCCGGAAATTCAATAATTATGTCCAG AGCTGCATCAACTGGAACCGGGACATCCTAAAGCGGGCGCTGGGGCTGGCCGAGTCGGACATCCTTGACATCCCCCAGCTTTTCCGAGGCAACGTGGCCACCGGCGCCGAAGCCTTCTTCCCCGACATG GTGAACATGCTGGTGCTGGGCAGACACCTGGGCATCCCCAAACCCTTTGGACCACTGGTGGGTGGGCAGTGCTGCCTGGAGGAGCGGGTGCGGGCGCTGCTGGAGCCCCTGGGCCTCACCTGCACCTTCATCGACGACTATTTCTCCTACCACGTCCTCTCCGGGGAGGTCCACTGCGGCACCAACGTCCGCCGTAAGCCCTTCGCCTTCAAATGGTGGCACATGGTGCCCTGA
- the RCC2 gene encoding protein RCC2 — MPRRKAAGPPWETGPGNGATAAVTRRRRRRKKQPGPAATATAGGKRRPRPELGGGSSGGSSEEETPPARRARDGSPGGRRPGRPGGAGAAGGGGGGGGGAARGQSVVICEPEHSKERIKLEGSKCRGQLLIFGATNWDLIGRKEVPKQQVAYRNLGQNLWGPHRYGCLSGIQVRSVVSGPCAAHSLLITAEGKLWSWGRNEKGQLGHGDTKRVEAPKLIEVLGGEAIVLAACGRNHTLALTESGSVFAFGENKMGQLGLGNQTDAVPSPTQIMYNGQPITKLACGAEFSMIMDCKGNLYSFGCPEYGQLGHNSDGKFIARAQRIEYDCELVPRRVAIFIEKTKDGQILPVPNVVVRDVACGANHTLVLDSQKRVFSWGFGGYGRLGHAEQKDEMVPRLVKLFDFPGRGAAQIYAGYTCSFAVSETGGLFFWGATNTSRESTMYPKAVQDLCGWKIRSLACGKSSIIVAADESTISWGPSPTFGELGYGDHKPKSSTAAQEVKTLDGIYTEQVAMGYAHSLVIARDETDTEKEKLRKLPEYNPRTI; from the exons ATGCCCCGGAGGAAAGCGGCGGGACCGCCCTGGGAAACGGGCCCGGGCAACGGGGCGACGGCGGCGGtgacgaggaggaggaggaggaggaagaagcaacCCGGCCCGGCGGCGACAGCAACGGCGGGAGGGAAGCGACGACCGCGGCCGGAGCTCGGCGGGGGGAGCAGCGGAGGAAGCAGCGAGGAAGAAActcccccggcccggcgggcgAGGGACGGCAGCCCCGGGGGGAGGAGGCCCGGCAGGCCCGGGGGGGCCGGTGCTgccggcggaggaggaggaggaggaggaggagcggcgAGGGGCCAGAGCGTCGTGATCTGCGAGCCCGAGCACAGCAAGGAGCGCATC AAACTGGAGGGCTCCAAGTGCCGGGGGCAGCTCCTCATCTTCGGAGCCACCAACTGGGACTTGATCGGCCGCAAAGAAGTGCCTAAGCAGCAAG ttgcATATCGTAATCTGGGCCAGAACTTGTGGGGGCCGCACAGGTACGGATGTCTCTCAGGTATTCAGGTGCGGAGCGTGGTTTCGGGACCCTGCGCTGCTCACAGCCTGCTCATCACCGCCGAGGGCAAGCTCTGGAGCTGGG GTCGCAATGAAAAAGGGCAATTGGGCCACGGGGACACGAAGCGGGTGGAAGCCCCGAAGCTCATCGAGGTGCTGGGGGGCGAAGCCATCGTGCTGGCAGCCTGCGGCCGTAACCACACTCTGGCACTTACAG AAAGCGGCTCGGTGTTCGCCTTCGGGGAGAATAAAatggggcagctggggctggggaaccAGACGGACGCCGTGCCCAGCCCTACGCAG ATCATGTACAACGGGCAGCCCATCACCAAACTGGCTTGCGGGGCCGAATTCAGCATGATCATGGATTGCAAAGGAAACCTCTACTCCTTCGGGTGCCCTGAGTACGGGCAGCTGG GGCATAATTCGGATGGGAAATTCATCGCCCGGGCGCAGCGGATAGAGTACGACTGCGAGCTGGTGCCGCGCCGTGTGGCCATCTTCATCGAGAAGACCAAAGATGGGCAGATCCTGCCCGTCCCCAACGTGGTGGTGCGGGACGTGGCGTGCGGGGCCAACCACACG CTCGTCCTGGACTCGCAGAAGCGCGTTTTCTCCTGGGGATTTGGGGGCTACGGGCGGCTGGGCCATGCCGAGCAGAAGGACGAGATGGTGCCGCGGCTGGTCAAGCTCTTCGACTTcccggggcgcggggcggcgcaGATCTACGCCGGCTACACGTGCTCCTTCGCCGTCAGCGAGACAG GCGGCTTGTTTTTTTGGGGTGCCACCAACACCTCCCGGGAGTCCACCATGTACCCCAAAGCCGTGCAGGACCTCTGCGGCTGGAAAATCCGCAGCCTAGCCTGTGG GAAGAGCAGCATCATCGTGGCGGCAGATGAGAGCACCATCAGCTGGGGTCCCTCGCCCACCTTCGGGGAACTG GGCTACGGGGACCACAAGCCCAAATCCTCGACAGCCGCCCAAGAGGTGAAGACCCTAGATGGGATCTACACGGAGCAG GTGGCCATGGGCTATGCCCACTCGCTGGTGATCGCCCGCGACGAGACCGACACCGAAAAAGAGAAGCTCCGCAAGCTGCCCGAATACAACCCCCGCACCATCTGA